From Pieris rapae chromosome 3, ilPieRapa1.1, whole genome shotgun sequence, a single genomic window includes:
- the LOC110997663 gene encoding dihydroanticapsin 7-dehydrogenase produces the protein MNFSGKVVVVTGASSGIGAATAVFLSKLGAQLSLIGRNVNNLQKVNDDCAKSTSTITIPADLTKERDIEKIVKTTIDHYGKLDILINNAGIIETGSIENTSLAQYERLMNTNVRSIYYLTMLAVPHLLKTKGNIVNVSSVNGIRSFPGVLAYNVSKASVDQFTRCVALELAPKGVRVNCVNPGVILTELQRRGGLNDDQYAAFLERSKETHALGRPGKPDEVAATIAFLASDLASNITGASLPVDGGRHAMCPR, from the coding sequence atgaaTTTTTCCGGAAAAGTAGTAGTTGTTACCGGCGCAAGCTCAGGAATTGGAGCTGCTACTGCTGTTTTCCTTTCGAAGCTTGGTGCTCAACTGTCACTAATTGGAAGAAACgtaaataatttgcaaaaGGTCAATGACGACTGTGCAAAGTCAACTTCTACCATAACTATACCAGCGGACTTAACTAAAGAAAGAGATATCGAAAAAATTGTTAAGACTACCATTGATCATTATGGAAAATTAGACATTCTCATCAACAACGCAGGTATTATCGAAACCGGCTCAATAGAAAACACGTCTTTGGCCCAATATGAACGATTGATGAATACAAACGTTCGCtcgatttattatttgactaTGCTGGCAGTTCCCcacttattaaaaacaaaaggtaATATTGTGAATGTATCAAGTGTAAATGGAATTCGTTCATTCCCTGGAGTTCTTGCTTACAATGTATCTAAGGCATCAGTCGATCAGTTTACTAGATGTGTTGCTTTAGAATTAGCCCCTAAAGGTGTCAGAGTTAATTGTGTAAACCCTGGAGTTATTCTGACAGAGTTGCAGCGTCGTGGTGGGTTAAATGATGACCAGTATGCTGCTTTCTTAGAGCGAAGTAAAGAGACACATGCATTAGGCCGTCCTGGAAAACCAGATGAAGTTGCAGCAACAATAGCCTTTTTAGCTAGTGATTTGGCAAGTAACATTACTGGTGCTAGTTTGCCAGTTGATGGTGGTCGCCATGCTATGTGTCCTCGATAA
- the LOC110997664 gene encoding circadian clock-controlled protein daywake isoform X2, with translation MLRCAVRYLHSHDMFRLLCLAVAFCCTLDARAATLPSFLRACSASDPNLSQCVEKVIAVGGGKFAKGIPELGIASLDPVHLGRVVVDNPALKLTFDDTVVTGLGDFVVNSFKIDTEKGKATLDFTANVTLKAHYDMDGQVLILPIRGNGDAKIKITNLNIVIKYDYKTVDGYWTVTGYKDSYNMDRAHFKFTNLFNGNKELASTINRVINDNWEPVIRDIAPVAFQTIISACVNEAKKLFAAVPADRLLLP, from the exons ATGTTGCGGTGCGCAGTCCGCTACTTACATTCGCACGACATGTTTCGACTTCTGTGCCTCGCGGTGGCTTTCTGCTGCACCCTGGACGCGCGCGCCGCAACATTGC CGTCCTTCCTGAGAGCTTGTTCGGCGTCAGACCCAAATCTTAGTCAGTGCGTGGAGAAGGTGATAGCGGTCGGGGGAGGGAAATTCGCAAAGGGAATCCCGGAGCTGGGAATTGCGTCCCTTGATCCGGTACACCTGGGTAGGGTGGTCGTCGACAACCCCGCTTTGAAACTCACCTTCGACGACACCGTCGTTACCGGTCTCGGTGACTTTGTCGTGAATTCTTTTAA GATTGACACGGAGAAAGGAAAAGCTACACTAGACTTTACCGCTAATGTAACACTGAAGGCACATTATGACATGGATGGGCAGGTGCTCATCTTGCCAATTAGAGGAAACGGAGatgccaaaataaaaatca CCAACCTTAATATCGTGATCAAGTATGACTACAAGACTGTCGACGGTTACTGGACGGTGACGGGTTACAAAGATAGCTACAACATGGACCGTGCGCATTTCAAATTCACTAACCTTTTCAACGGCAACAAGGAGCTGG caTCTACAATAAATAGAGTGATCAATGACAACTGGGAGCCTGTAATCCGTGACATCGCTCCTGTGGCCTTCCAGACTATTATCAGTGCGTGTGTCAACGAGGCTAAGAAACTGTTTGCTGCCGTCCCTGCTGACCGATTACTGCTGCCTTGA
- the LOC110997664 gene encoding circadian clock-controlled protein daywake isoform X1 — protein sequence MLRCAVRYLHSHDMFRLLCLAVAFCCTLDARAATLPSFLRACSASDPNLSQCVEKVIAVGGGKFAKGIPELGIASLDPVHLGRVVVDNPALKLTFDDTVVTGLGDFVVNSFKIDTEKGKATLDFTANVTLKAHYDMDGQVLILPIRGNGDAKIKITNLNIVIKYDYKTVDGYWTVTGYKDSYNMDRAHFKFTNLFNGNKELADTTVKFANQNWRLIMQDIAPPAIEHVVQKCVDEVNKLFKAVSATDLLAA from the exons ATGTTGCGGTGCGCAGTCCGCTACTTACATTCGCACGACATGTTTCGACTTCTGTGCCTCGCGGTGGCTTTCTGCTGCACCCTGGACGCGCGCGCCGCAACATTGC CGTCCTTCCTGAGAGCTTGTTCGGCGTCAGACCCAAATCTTAGTCAGTGCGTGGAGAAGGTGATAGCGGTCGGGGGAGGGAAATTCGCAAAGGGAATCCCGGAGCTGGGAATTGCGTCCCTTGATCCGGTACACCTGGGTAGGGTGGTCGTCGACAACCCCGCTTTGAAACTCACCTTCGACGACACCGTCGTTACCGGTCTCGGTGACTTTGTCGTGAATTCTTTTAA GATTGACACGGAGAAAGGAAAAGCTACACTAGACTTTACCGCTAATGTAACACTGAAGGCACATTATGACATGGATGGGCAGGTGCTCATCTTGCCAATTAGAGGAAACGGAGatgccaaaataaaaatca CCAACCTTAATATCGTGATCAAGTATGACTACAAGACTGTCGACGGTTACTGGACGGTGACGGGTTACAAAGATAGCTACAACATGGACCGTGCGCATTTCAAATTCACTAACCTTTTCAACGGCAACAAGGAGCTGG CTGATACGACCGTAAAATTTGCAAACCAAAACTGGAGGCTTATAATGCAAGATATTGCACCGCCAGCTATCGAGCATGTCGTACAGAAATGCGTAGACGAAGTTAATAAGCTTTTCAAGGCCGTGTCGGCGACTGATCTCCTTGCAGCCTAA
- the LOC110997689 gene encoding protein takeout-like encodes MKAFLLFSTFVVVIVHTVRCGLAPFIRPCYAEDRACLKSSAQAAVAVVAAGLPALGVERMDPMHLEHVSASQSGLVMEFNNTQVRGLRHCRVLDLQREGPRMSVELQCSVVLTGDYVLSGKLLIFPIQGSGRYKITIRDIVVKVSLETVERTKGGERYWSVVSWKHTAHVLTSVVYHFQNLFNGDEALARPVTRYANKNWREIFTEVSPPIVSAIVDRIVQQTAHLFDKVPLTQLSLD; translated from the exons ATGAAGGCATTTCTGTTATTTTCAACCTTTGTTGTGGTTATCGTACATACAGTTCGCTGTGGCTTAG CGCCCTTCATTAGACCATGCTACGCAGAAGACAGGGCATGTTTAAAGTCGTCTGCTCAAGCGGCCGTTGCGGTGGTGGCGGCAGGACTTCCGGCATTGGGAGTAGAGCGAATGGACCCGATGCATCTCGAGCACGTATCGGCCAGCCAGTCCGGGCTGGTTATGGAGTTCAATAATACCCAAGTACGAGGGTTGCGACACTGTCGTGTGCTCGATTTACA ACGTGAAGGTCCTCGGATGTCAGTGGAGCTGCAGTGCAGTGTGGTGCTGACCGGGGATTATGTTCTCAGTGGCAAATTGCTCATCTTTCCCATACAGGGCAGTGGCCGCTACAAGATCACAATAC GTGACATAGTTGTGAAGGTCAGCTTGGAGACGGTGGAGCGTACGAAAGGCGGAGAGCGGTACTGGTCGGTGGTGAGTTGGAAGCACACGGCCCATGTCCTTACGAGCGTCGTCTATCATTTTCAGAATCTATTTAATGGCGATGAAGCACTGG CCCGTCCAGTAACCCGTTACGCAAACAAGAACTGGCGGGAAATATTCACAGAAGTGTCACCGCCCATCGTCTCCGCTATCGTCGACCGCATCGTGCAACAAACTGCTCACCTCTTCGACAAAGTGCCTCTTACACAACTTTCCTTGGACTGA
- the LOC110997691 gene encoding circadian clock-controlled protein daywake has protein sequence MFRILYLLGLGLSVQCASAPFIKPCKPGDSACILASARAAAPFLLPGIPDLGIKSLDPMHLNVIKSDQGGLKMVFKDTNLTGLKTCSIDNVKMDIAKMKQSILLKCSKLALTGNYKLSGQLLILPVQGDGPYTIDISDIVIKVSTDLSSVTGSDGQQHWHISKWKHSYNVLTGAHFAFKNLFNGNTALATPVEEFANSNWKDVMQEIAPPIVHAVLEEIVAAVDNLYAAVPADQLYTP, from the exons ATGTTCCGCATCCTCTATTTACTCGGACTAGGTTTAAGTGTTCAGTGTGCTTCGG CACCCTTTATAAAGCCATGCAAGCCCGGGGACTCCGCCTGCATTTTGGCCTCGGCGCGGGCTGCAGCGCCCTTTTTGTTACCCGGGATACCAGACCTCGGCATTAA gtCGCTGGACCCCATGCACCTGAACGTGATCAAGAGTGACCAAGGAGGTCTAAAGATGGTCTTCAAGGACACCAACCTCACTGGCCTTAAAACCTGCAGCATAGACAATGTCAA GATGGATATCGCAAAGATGAAGCAGTCGATATTGCTCAAATGCAGCAAGCTAGCACTTACGGGCAACTATAAGCTATCGGGGCAGCTGCTCATTCTTCCCGTGCAGGGTGACGGGCCATACACCATTGACATAA GTGATATCGTGATCAAAGTGTCGACCGATCTAAGCTCGGTGACGGGCAGTGATGGCCAGCAGCACTGGCACATTAGCAAGTGGAAGCACTCGTACAACGTCCTCACCGGCGCACACTTCGCCTTCAAAAACCTATTTAACGGGAACACCGCCTTGG CGACACCGGTGGAGGAGTTCGCGAACAGCAACTGGAAGGATGTGATGCAGGAAATCGCTCCGCCCATCGTGCACGCTGTGCTGGAAGAGATCGTAGCCGCTGTGGACAACCTCTACGCTGCCGTGCCAGCCGACCAGCTTTACACTCCCTAA